The sequence ACGGTGAGCGGCGCCAGCGCGGGTAGCACGAAGCTGTGGAAGACCGGCCGCGACAGCGCCATCGGCCCCACGTTGGCCATGGCCACGCTCATGATCAGCACCGCGGTGAGCGCGATCTGGTTGACCTCTTCGTGCTCGGGCAGGACCAGGATCAGGGCGCCCCAGCCCAGGCCGGTGAGGCCGGAGCGCAGGGCATGCAGCTTCTCCAGCCAGGCGGCGCGCTCTGGTGTCAGCGCCGGGGCCAGCATCTGGCGGTGGAACCAGAGGTTGGCGAGGATCAGCGGCACCATCCAGGCCACCCAGGCCGCGGTGCGCCAGAAACCGGCGACGAGATAGGCGCTGGTCGCACAGACCAGAACGCCGACGAGGCCGCCGATGGCCGAGACGCGTGCGCCTTCGCCGAGCATCGCAACCCGCTCGACCAGGATGCGGCGCTGCAGGGCGCTGTCGATGACGGGCGGTGTGGCGGAGGCGGACGGCAAGGCTGCTTTAGACTGCGTGGATGACGAGGATCCCGAGTATGAGGCCGCCTGATACCGCGCCACAATCCGGGCCCGGCGCCCGGTGTGACGCCGGTCCGCTCGCCGCCCATGCGGCCGCCCGCCCCGGCCCCTATGTGGGTCGTTTCGCGCCCTCGCCGACCGGGCCGCTGCACTTCGGCTCGCTGGTGGCGGCCCTGGGCAGCTGGCTGGATGCTCGCGCGGCGGGCGGGCGCTGGCTTCTGCGCATGGAGGACGTGGATCGCAGCCGTGAGCGACCCGGCGCCGCCGCGTCCATCTTCGACACCCTGGACAAGCTGGGCCTCGCGTGGGATGGCGAGGTGATGGTGCAAAGCCGGCGCGAAGCCGCCTACGAAGCCGCGCTGGAGCGCCTGCGTGGCACCGGCCGGGTCTTCGCCTGCGCCTGCACCCGTCGCGAGGTGGCCGACTCGGGCCTCGCCCGTGATGGCTCGCCGCGCTACCCCGGCACCTGTCGCGAGGGCCTGCCGCCAGGGCGCGAGGCGCGCGCCTGGCGGCTGCGCACCCAGCCGGGCGAATGCTGCTTCGTGGACGCCCTGCAGGGGCGCATCTGCGAAGACCTTGAACGCGATGTCGGCGACTTCGTCCTGCGTCGTGCCGACGGGCTCTTCGCCTACCAGCTCGCCGTGGTGGTGGATGACGCGGAGCAGGGCGTCACCCACATCGTGCGCGGCGCCGACCTGCTGGATTCGACCCTGCGCCAGATCTACCTGCAGGCGCTGCTCGGCTATCCGCGACCCGACTACCTGCATCTGCCGGTGGCCACGAACACGGCCGGCGAGAAGCTCTCCAAGCAGACGCTGGCCACCGCCATCGACCTGGCCAAGCCCTCGTTGGCGCTGGCGCAGGCCCTGGGCTTTCTTGGCCAGGAAGTGCCCGCCGATGCGGCCCGTCTTGCCCCGCAAACCTTGCTCGCCGCAGCCGTGGACGTGTGGGACAGGGCCCGCCTGCCGCGTGCGCGCAGCCTGCCGATGCCATCGCGTTGAATGCCGCAAGCACGATCAGGGGAACGCGTTGCGGCGGGCGCAGGATGCGCTCACCCCGAACCCCCTGAAGGAGATGAACATGGAAACGCGTATCGAGCAGCTGCCTGCCTTCGATGTCGTCGGCTACGGTGTCGATTCCCGCATGGACGAGGCGAGCCGCGACATCATTCCGCAGTTCTGGCAGAAATACCTGGGCGGCGCGCAGCGGCCCGCCCTCAACGCTCTGGCCGAAGGCGGCTTCCCTGCCGTCGAGTACGGTGTCTGCTGCTGCTTCCAGCCTGGTAGCGACGCCTTCCGTTACGTGATCGGCATCCGCCTGCCGGCAGGTATAAAGCCGCCCGCTGGGGCCGAGACGGTACAGATTCCTGCGGGCGAGTACGTGGTCGGTCTCACCGACCCGGCCTCACCGGACAACTTCCCCATGTCCATCGGCCAGGGCTGGGGCGAGTTGATGGGCAACTGGCTGCCGAAGTCCGGCTATGTCACCACCGGCGGGCCGCAGTTCGAGCTCTATGACGAGCGCAGCGATCCGGACCGTGCCAAGTTGCAGATCGAGATCTGGATCCCGATCCGCAAGGCCTGAGCACGCGCGCCGCGCCCAATGCTCTAATGGGCGGATGGCCGAGCGCCCCGCCCACTTTCTTCTAGCCTACCTTCTTCGAGCCCGCCCTCTTCGAGCCCACCTTCTGCGGATCGCCTGTGCCTGCCTCTCGAGCAGTCTGGCGCAGGCCGTCACGGCGCAAAGCAGCACCGAATTGCGCTACTACGAGGTGCGGCCCGTCGACGGCGACGAGCTTCGCGTTGCGCTCAACCGGGCATCCCCGGTGCGCGAAGGCGGACAGATCTTCCACGGCCGCACCGACTGGTCGGCGCAATCCGACTATCGCTGGTGGCAGGAGGCCGACGGTCGCTGCCGCGTGACCGAATCGCGGGTGAATCTCTCCATCGTGATGACGCTGCCGCGGCTCGCCGCCGACGCCCCCGATGCGATGCGCGCGCGTTTCGACAGCTACCTCGCGCGGCTGCGCGAGCATGAGGAGGGGCACGTCCGTATCGCCCGCGAGACGGCCTTCGCGATCGCAAGCCGCATCCGTTCCCTGCCCGAGGCGAAAAGCTGCGAGGCGCTGGAGGCGGCAGCAGAGAATGCCCGCGCGGCGCTCATGGACGAGGCGCGGCAACGCGAGCGCCGCTACGACCGCGACACCGGATACGGCGCCAGCCAGGGCGCGCGCCTGGACTGAAAAAGAAAACGGCTGCGAGGCCCGAGGCCGCGCAGCCGTCAGGCGTTGCCGGCGCGGATCAGCTGCCCAGCATCACCAGGCCGGTACCCGCGATGAGCCCACCCAGCACGCGCTGCAGCGTGCGTGCGAGCCCGGTCTGCGGCGTCCAGCGGGCGAGCAGGTAGCCCGCGCCATGCAGCAGGGCGGTGGCGAGCACGAAGCCGGCGGCAAAGGTGGCGAGACCCGCGCCCCCCTTTTCGGCGTAGTGGGCCGCGCCGTGGCAGAGCGCTAAGAGACCGATCACCGGTGCGGTCAGGGCAAGCGGCAGACGCGCGGCGAAGGCGATCAACAGACCCAGCACCAGCACCGAGGCGGCGATGCCGGCCTCCACCGCCGGGAAGACCACGCCCGTCTGCGCGAGCAGCGCACCCAGAATCATGCTGGCGACAAACGCGCAGGGCAGCGCCCAGCGGGCCGCGCCCTTCTGCGTGCCGGCGTAGAGGCCGACGGCCAGCATGGCGAGCAGGTGGTCGGCACCGGAGAGCGGGTGCGAGAAGCCGGCGAAGAAGCTGCCGGTGTCGTGACCCGGATGGGCCAAGGCACTGCCGGCGGACACGAGCAGCACGGCAGCGATCAGGGGACGGGCAATTTTCATGAGGCGCTCCTTGGGTCTTCGTGTGTTGCGCGAAAGGGAATGGATGGTCAGGCGGATACTCGGACGGGATCTGGTCGTGATTCAGGCAGTGACCAGCATGCCCTGACGTTCGATGAAGTCGATGATCTCCGTCAGACCCTGGCTGGTTTTCAGGTTGCTGAAGACGAAGGGCCGTTCGCCGCGCATCTTTTTCGCGTCGCGGTCCATCACTTCCAGCGAGGCGCCCACCAGGGGCGCGAGGTCGATCTTGTTGATCACCAGGAGATCGCTCTTGGTGATGCCGGGGCCGCCCTTGCGCGGGATCTTGTCGCCGGCGGAGACGTCGATCACGTAGAGCGTGAGGTCCGAGAGTTCGGGCGAGAAGGTCGCCGCCAGGTTGTCGCCACCGCTCTCGACGAAGATGATCTCCAGGCCGGGAAACTGGCGGTTGAGCCGGTCGATGGCCTCGAGGTTGATCGAGGCGTCTTCGCGGATCGCGGTGTGCGGGCAGCCGCCCGTCTCCACGCCGATGATGCGTTCGGGCGCGAGCGCCTCGTTGCGCACCAGGAACTGTGCGTCCTCGGCGGTGTAGATGTCGTTGGTGACGACCGCGATGTTGTACTTGTCGCGCAGGGCGCAGCAGAGCGCCAGGGTGAGCGCGGTCTTGCCGGAGCCGACCGGGCCGCCGATGCCGACGCGCAGGGCTTGAGAGGTGCTCATGGATGTTCCTGTGCAGATGAGTGCGCGCTCATGAACGGAAGAGCCGCGTGTATTGGGTCTCGTGGGCCGCGCTGGCCCAGGCGAGGCCCGGGTTGAAGTTGTGCCACTGGTCTTCGGGAATCGCCAGGGCCGCTTCGGCGATCGCCGGGATGCGACCCGAGAGCGCGCAGAGCAGGCGCTGGCCAGCGCTCTGGCCTAGCGGCACGAGCTTGACCGCGGCCATCACCTGGTTCTCCAGCCAGGCCCACAGATAGGCGGTCGCGGCGTCCGCCGGTGGGAGTGCCCAAGCCGATGCGGCGGCCGACCAGGCGGCGGGGAAGGAAAGCTCCTCGAAGCCCGCAAGCGCCTGTCGGGTGAAGGCGGGGATCTCCTGCAGCTCGCGCAGCAGGCGGGCGCAGGAGTAACCCATCTGCGCCGTTTCGGCCCGCAGCTCCATGCTCTCGCGGGTAGCGAAGAACTCCGCATCGAGGCGGGCGACCTCGCCGACCTCGCCCGCCCGCCAGGCCCGCATCATCGCCACCAGTGCGGGCAGCTCGCAGTGCGCGAGGCTGCTCGTCATGAGGGCGGCAATCCATTCCCCCGCCTCGGCCTCGTTCTTCACCCGGCCGCACTCCACTGCCCATTCCAGGCCTTGCGAATAGGAGAAGGCGCCGACCGGGAGGGCCGGACTGGCGAGATGAAGCAGGCGGGTGAGGGCGGTGAGGGTGCTCATGCGGTACTCAGGCGATCGTGGCGTCGCAATGGATTGTCGTGAGCACCGAGTTGGCGATGAAGCAGGCCTCGTGCGCTGCGTGATGCAGGGTCGCGTGCTGGTCCGGTGTGGGCGGCGTGCCGGAAAAGCGGACCTGCGGCCGCAGGAAGACTTCGCTGATGACGAGCTTGCCGGCGGCATTCTTCGCCATCACGCCTTCGGCCGCGTCGTCGTAGGCATCCACGGTGAAGCCCTGATCCGCCGCCAGCGACAGGAACCACAGCATGTGGCAGCTGGACAGAGAGGCGACGAACGCTTCTTCCGGATCGACTGCGCGCTCGTCCGACCAGGGCAGGGGCACCACGCCGGGCGAGGACGAAGCCGGCACGCTCACCCCGCCATCGAACTGCCAGGTGTGCGCGCGGCTGTACTGGCCGCGGGTGAAGCTGCCTGTAGCAGGGTCGCGATGCCAAGTGATGCGTGCGGAGTGATGTGCCATCTGCTTACGTCCTATCGATAGCGCGAAGGCGTGCGTGAATCGTCGCGAGCGGACCGAGGTCGCGCCGAGAAGCACAGCCGTACTGCAGTACGGCGAGCATCACAGGTGCGAGATCGGTCCGCGCAGCAGATTCACGCATGCCTTCAGCTCATCATGTGGATCTTGGCTTCTGTCGCGCCGCGCTCGCTGTGATGGTGGCCGGGCGCATAGGCGCCGGCCTCCGGCTCGAAGGGCGCGGAGAGCGTGCGGACCTCGGCGTGCAGGCCGACCAGCATGGTGTGCAGAACATGGTCGGCCTGGATGCGCAGCCAGCTGCCGCCCTCATCCGAGCCGACCTGCACCGCCACATGGCGGTTCCCCAGGTGGTAGGCGGCGCGTGCGAGGGCGAGCGGGTCGGCGCAGCGCGCTTCCATCAGTTCTTCGGGTGCGGACACTACTTCGACGATGCGGCCGTCCTTGGCCTGCAGCTTGTCGCCGCCCCGCAGCAGGGTGCCGCGCGGCAGGAAGAGACCGACCTCTTCGCCGGTCGCGAGCTTCGTGCGCAGGCGGCTCTTGGTGCGGGCGTCGAAGTTCAGCACCAGCTGCTCGGTGGCGCGGGTGCTGCGTTCGGCAAGGGATTCGATCAACAGCATGGTGGTCTCTCAGAGTGGCGCGGAGTCAGGCTCCGCT is a genomic window of Niveibacterium sp. SC-1 containing:
- a CDS encoding GyrI-like domain-containing protein translates to METRIEQLPAFDVVGYGVDSRMDEASRDIIPQFWQKYLGGAQRPALNALAEGGFPAVEYGVCCCFQPGSDAFRYVIGIRLPAGIKPPAGAETVQIPAGEYVVGLTDPASPDNFPMSIGQGWGELMGNWLPKSGYVTTGGPQFELYDERSDPDRAKLQIEIWIPIRKA
- the ureG gene encoding urease accessory protein UreG; this translates as MSTSQALRVGIGGPVGSGKTALTLALCCALRDKYNIAVVTNDIYTAEDAQFLVRNEALAPERIIGVETGGCPHTAIREDASINLEAIDRLNRQFPGLEIIFVESGGDNLAATFSPELSDLTLYVIDVSAGDKIPRKGGPGITKSDLLVINKIDLAPLVGASLEVMDRDAKKMRGERPFVFSNLKTSQGLTEIIDFIERQGMLVTA
- the gluQRS gene encoding tRNA glutamyl-Q(34) synthetase GluQRS — encoded protein: MRPPDTAPQSGPGARCDAGPLAAHAAARPGPYVGRFAPSPTGPLHFGSLVAALGSWLDARAAGGRWLLRMEDVDRSRERPGAAASIFDTLDKLGLAWDGEVMVQSRREAAYEAALERLRGTGRVFACACTRREVADSGLARDGSPRYPGTCREGLPPGREARAWRLRTQPGECCFVDALQGRICEDLERDVGDFVLRRADGLFAYQLAVVVDDAEQGVTHIVRGADLLDSTLRQIYLQALLGYPRPDYLHLPVATNTAGEKLSKQTLATAIDLAKPSLALAQALGFLGQEVPADAARLAPQTLLAAAVDVWDRARLPRARSLPMPSR
- the ureE gene encoding urease accessory protein UreE, whose amino-acid sequence is MLLIESLAERSTRATEQLVLNFDARTKSRLRTKLATGEEVGLFLPRGTLLRGGDKLQAKDGRIVEVVSAPEELMEARCADPLALARAAYHLGNRHVAVQVGSDEGGSWLRIQADHVLHTMLVGLHAEVRTLSAPFEPEAGAYAPGHHHSERGATEAKIHMMS
- a CDS encoding urease accessory UreF family protein, with amino-acid sequence MSTLTALTRLLHLASPALPVGAFSYSQGLEWAVECGRVKNEAEAGEWIAALMTSSLAHCELPALVAMMRAWRAGEVGEVARLDAEFFATRESMELRAETAQMGYSCARLLRELQEIPAFTRQALAGFEELSFPAAWSAAASAWALPPADAATAYLWAWLENQVMAAVKLVPLGQSAGQRLLCALSGRIPAIAEAALAIPEDQWHNFNPGLAWASAAHETQYTRLFRS
- a CDS encoding HupE/UreJ family protein translates to MKIARPLIAAVLLVSAGSALAHPGHDTGSFFAGFSHPLSGADHLLAMLAVGLYAGTQKGAARWALPCAFVASMILGALLAQTGVVFPAVEAGIAASVLVLGLLIAFAARLPLALTAPVIGLLALCHGAAHYAEKGGAGLATFAAGFVLATALLHGAGYLLARWTPQTGLARTLQRVLGGLIAGTGLVMLGS
- a CDS encoding OsmC family protein, whose protein sequence is MAHHSARITWHRDPATGSFTRGQYSRAHTWQFDGGVSVPASSSPGVVPLPWSDERAVDPEEAFVASLSSCHMLWFLSLAADQGFTVDAYDDAAEGVMAKNAAGKLVISEVFLRPQVRFSGTPPTPDQHATLHHAAHEACFIANSVLTTIHCDATIA
- a CDS encoding DUF922 domain-containing protein; protein product: MRYYEVRPVDGDELRVALNRASPVREGGQIFHGRTDWSAQSDYRWWQEADGRCRVTESRVNLSIVMTLPRLAADAPDAMRARFDSYLARLREHEEGHVRIARETAFAIASRIRSLPEAKSCEALEAAAENARAALMDEARQRERRYDRDTGYGASQGARLD